catatttgATGAGTAATgtggggtatgtaaacattatataaagtggcattgtttaaagtgacatttattacatccaattttttattattaaagtggctagaactcttccaagtcaaggtaagcttttggttttataaatgtattgccaccgggcTGGTGTAAATTcttactgactatacactgtaaagttactgcatgattgtagcaggtctactaacgcgttagttatattagctatgctgactgacgttactttagctaatatggtgacaacgatgtaggctgtgtgaagCGGTTTGGCTGGAAAAGTTTTTTTCGCCTGGCCACATACAGTtcatgtgttgtgcactgaagtccacaagcgaagggaaaaggtgagaggaggagagcacatgGATGTTAGGAGGAATACAACGTTGCTGTGTGTTTAcgagtgatcaggggtgtattcattccgccagtTCTGTTAAATTGTTTCTTAAACGaaagcaaatggaacaaaatggggataaacatacgttaatttgtccaacagaaactctcgtttgcaactgatGGACTAACGATTAcaacctagatcagctagatgcaggcaagagtgtgcaaggtggtattcaatgtcactgtctgtcacctcaaatttgtctctcgacctatgtgcacctacgttgtaaacattCATtcttaggctaggttgtagcaacctcatgatgggtatagggaaaatgtgagtatcatgtagtagcctaaacctatcgctgttacattgaacagggtgaatggaatatgaatgacagtcatccaatatgctctAATAGAAATAAGGAAATGCTCATGAAAaataatcgtcctccctcatcttaaacggcactgaccgccactgcacTACACCTGTTGGTACAGTATACCTGAGAATTTGATCAGGAGTTTCTTCCACACACTTTCTttaacatgttttcccatctcttCCTCTGACATCTGGCTGTTTAACTCTCTAAGACTCTCTATCTCTGCTTGTATTAATCTCTCTGCCTCTTGGAGCATCTCACTGGTGTAGAACCCTCCTCCGTTCTCTCTCACCATCTTCTCTATGGTGTTGAGTAACTCTGCTACTTGGTACTGGTTGCTGTACTGACCCTGCTGATTGGTGTTCCAGTATTTGTTGTCGATGACGTGACATCGGCCTCCACATTTCTCCACAAGCTTGTTCAGTTCAGCATTCTGTTGGACAAACTTCTCAATGGTCAAACCATTGAGCTGGTCACCATGAGTGAAGAGGACTGTGGCATATTTGAAGGCCTCTGGTGAAAAATAAGTCTCGATTTTCACCACGGCTTCGTTCTCGTAGACTGTGTACCGTTCCACTTTCAGTACGATGAGAAAGGCATGCGGCCCTGGAGCACACTCTGTTATACATTTAACTATTTTAGGTTTCAGCTCCTCTTCAGGGATGTCAGTGTCAAAGAATCCAGGTGTGTCAATCACGGTGATGTTTCTCCCTTTGATGTTCTTGGTATGAGCTTCACATATCTGTGTTGCGGAGATGGAggaactgtctgagaggaacacATAATCTGTGCCGAAGATGGTGTTTCCAGCACTGCTTTTACCTCCTCCGGTTTTCCCCAGCAACACAATCCTGATGTCTATAGGGAGGGTTCAGAATTATAActtaaaattcaaaaggcactcgcacatctgagctatcttttttgcaggtgcatggtaacagttgaataaaatAAGAAATCCGCACCCTGCtcctgatagtatcactgctcttgaataagctttacgtatcggtctcacggtcttcgtcagagcttttgtgtgtTTTTAAAATTTTTACCCTTATGTAGACATAGCCCCattgtcacgaacgtcgtcagggaaatgaccggaccaaggtgcagcgtggtgagcgtacatttctttttattttgaatgtcaccaacaaaaacaagaaacaacgaAAACGAAcatgaagcttactagggctatacaggccactaacaaagtcaactacctacacctaaggtggaaaaacaggctgcctaagtatgattcccaatcagagacaacgatagacagctgtccctgattgagaaccatacccggccaaaacatagaaacagaaaacatagaaataaagaaactagaatgcccaccctagtcacaccctggcctaaccaaaatagagaataaaagcctctctatggccagtgCGTGACACCCATCCACATCCGTTCCAAGCATCGAATGGGGTTGGAGTCGAGGGAAAACAAAtgagtgctaccaaatataacaatatgcatttcataaatattcaaataaagtgtgtacataaagcatattaaacacgtctgtaaaaccacaatgaggacatcgaCCTACCAAGCAAGTTTTCATAAATCATAGGGTACAGCGCAATAAATTCGTCAAGAGTAATCTGAAATAGGGGCATAATTCATGTTCAcattcacaacataacatacataggcatttcatcattaagacctttaggaaataatgtctagatggtgaaaatcccaaaacattctcCCAAAACATACCTCATTTTATACCCTAGTGAAAAAGGAAGTGCTGTAATGGCTTAGTATAGTTCCTTAACACTTAGATAAACTTAAATAAGTGGAATTTAATTACTGGATTAATTTTGGTAGATTTTATTTACAATAATATTTAAGGGCGCCTTTAATTGTGAAGCCTTGATTTGTAGGACAttgatttttaattaaatcaagaaattattttgttgggttccattgaaacatgaataaagtacagtatttttcacatgttggtattttgagttctctataattatattgtttatattttttaaagtaatgTTTGTATTGCCAGTCAGGGTTGCCAGTatttttggagcccactgtatatcacctcccctgtctgatatcttaactttgtCTACGTcacaaaatctaaaggtagaAAGGAAAtgtcaagagcagtgatactattgagcagtgtgcgggtttctaCTTTTTTCTCATAATTCTAACTTGAAATGTATCAATCATATAGTAATAATGTATTTGATTTAAAGATGGAGGTTTAGTGTTATAACTCACCTTGCGCTGGTTGAGCGCCGAATACGAACCCTGTGAGCTGCAAAGCATTCTGGGCAGTCTGAAAAGCCTGTAGATTAGAACAAACAATACAACTGCAATGAAGGACTGTAACTGTTACTATTTTTAAAAAATCTGTAATTATGGATGTATGACAGTATTATAAAATGGCTTGGCTGAAATATATTTAAGTTATTGGACATTTTGTTTAATTCTTTGAAACCTTTAAAAGTCTCTCCTCACCTTGGTAGAATCTCTGTCATTGGGATGGACGACAATGCGGACAAGGAAGGGGGTTCTGCTAACTCGGTTCTGTTCATACCTATGGATCTCTTCTAGCAGAACCTGCGTTGCCACGTTGTGAGGGAACTGCAGAACCACACCAGTTCCAACTACAGGGAACGCAATGGAACAGAAGCCCCGGATCTCACAAGAGGTCAGGATTTTCCTCACACCCTGCCTCAGAGcctgagagaggaccagaggtcaAGGGTTAATGGAGGTGCAAaggtcacaacacacacacacacacaagcagacacaCCTGTACTGCTGGTCCTTGGGGGTTGTTGTCCCAGTGTGCACATCTGAGGAAGAAGACACGGCCAGAAATGAGACCAGAGAGTCCCTCCACCAGAATGTTGTCACCAGGTGCAGTCCGTCCTCCTGATTTCCTCACAAACGCTGTCATCAGCCCTGGTCCAGCTGCCTCCAACAAGGCATTACCAACACGGGAGGAGAGAGGGTCACTACCAACCATGGGGGACACCAGGGCATCAACCTtcagagagatagaaacagaaaaacggacggacagagagagcgGGAAAAAGAGATATAGAAATTAAGTAAAAGGGTAAGAGAAAAAGGAAGAGAAAGTGTAAAAGAGAAATGGAACATTGAGTCAGTAAGTCAACCTAATTCACAGAATGTTGTTGAATCAAGGCTGTTGCCATgtcagtgtgtctctctctcacctgctgTTTCTCTATGGTTCCCTGGATGATCTCCACCTGGACACAGACCTCTGGAGCGGCTGTTCCCCTGGCGGAGGCAGCAGTGGTGTCTCTCTGAGGAGCatgtgtagtggtagtggtggtgctgGACTCTACCTCCCACCCAGGAAACTCCCTCTTCCCCTGTAACAGCCTATCACAGGCCTCCTGCATGGCTCTCACTGCCTCTCCACTCACATCAATCAGAGTGACCTTGGTAAGGATGTGCTGTTTCCTCCCAAAGTCCCTCACTGCAGAGACTATGGCCTCAGAACACACCTTAAGAGGAACGCCGAATATCCCTGAGCTGATGCAGGGCATGGCCAGGGTCTGGAGCTCCATGGTCTCTGCCAGATCCAGGGCTGCCTTTACTGTCTTCTCCAGCAAAGGGCGCTCATTTCCACTGACGCTGCCACCTACTGGTCCCACTGCATGCAGCAGCATCTTACAAGGCAACTTACCTCCTGTAGTCTCTACCACTGTACCTGTGGGTACTCTCCCTATCTGCCTAACCAGATCCCTGCTGGCCTGCTGTACCTCAGGCCCCCCCGCCTGGCTCAGAGCTGCAGCCACGCCCCCAGCATGATCAAGGTCCTCATTGGCTGCGTTCACCAGTGCGTCTGCCCGTTCCTTGGTGATGTCACCCTGACTAACCACTACCTGCAGCCCCCCCTGGAGGCGATAGCTGGTGGCTGTGACCGTCTCCTCACGTCTTGGTCCGGCGCCTGATTCGACTGCGCCATCATGGTTCTGTTGAGGGTGTCCCAAGACTCTTACACTGGACTGGTTTCTCAGAAAGGCCCCAATCTCCTCCCTCAGCTCCTGAACCTGCTTCAGGTGGCCCAGCAGCTGCACTCTACACCCAGGACCAAACCTGGCTACCACCCTGCGTCTGCTCTGGTTCATCTCCTTCACCTTATTCTCAAGTTTGGACTTCAGTTCAGCCGAGAGGGCACCTTTGAGCACGTCAATCTTCTCCTCCCCAAACTCCCCCAGTAGATCTTTCTCAGCCTGGTCCAGTTccccagaggagagggagaacagacGGAGCTCTGTATCCCCCAGCTCTACCTCCACATGGAGTCCCAACCCCAGCAGACTGCTCAGGGTCCCAGGCCTCCCATACTCCTCCCTCAGGAAGGACAGGAGGTGGAGGGACACCTCAGGCACCACCCGCTCCAGCACCAGAGAGATTTTATCTGTAACCAACTGTCTGGCTGTCCAGACTTCCCTTGCTGAACCCTCCAGCACCAGCTGAGATGAATCACTGTGCGTCACCTTCACCCCTGGAACAGCCTCACCTAGATCCTTTTCTATCACTTTCCCTAGAAGACTGAGCTTGGACTGTCCAAGTTGACAGGTGGTGCTGATCTTCTCCTGCTTCATGGAGCTCAGACCCTGAGACTGGAAGACCTCCAGCTCCTTCAGCTTGGCCTGGACCTTGGCCCCCTCCCCAACCACCACTGCAAACCCTTCCCCTGCCTCGCAGTAAACCCTCACATCCTCCGAACCCAGGGTACTTCTCTGCAGCAGAGTCTGGAGCTTACGTGGGTCTAACTCATAGTGGCATTTGTACCGATCCTGGAGATGTTTGAACAGTTTCTCTACCTGTGCCTTCCATGGATCCACCCCAACCCCGACTCCACATAACCCAGGATGGTCTGAATCTTTGACCACTGCCCTCCTGTCCTCTGGGTAGAGGTGGACAGAGCAGCCCAGAGAGGACAGCTGCTGCTGCAGGTCTCTTCCAGCCCCAGGGCTCTCCTTCAGGTATCTCAGGAGGTAGGAGTCTAGATGGAGTTCATGCTCTAGGCCACCAGGTGGCGATGtctggacagggagggagggatggaatggGAGGGACTGGTGACTCTAGAGTCAGAGAAAAAAGGTGTAAGTCCTGGGGAATACCACTCTTAATGATTATTATGTCTGTCTTTATCTACATTTATTATTCATTTATTATTGTAGGTTGACTGTACAGCTGCGTCTGGATTATCTGATAAATCTAGCAACTGGTTTGGCATTTGTCCATTTAGTTTAGTAGAGATTTGTTTTGCTAAAATGTATGTTCTTGTCATTCCTCATATTGTAAATTATTGTTACTTATTATAATATCACATAAATCAAACATGCAATAAAATCAGATTATTTTGACGTCATTTGAAGGGATAATAAAGTTCTTACCTGACAGATCCATGATATATGACTAAGCTTTATGTTTACTGGGATGTAAATACAACAACAGTGCATTGACGTCATATTATGGAAAATAAATGTCGTATCTAACAGGTTATGTGACTCAGCCTGTAATCTATACTGTAGTTGTGTCTGTATAGTCTGGCCTCACCTGACTGCTGACTGGGGAGGTTGTTGTGGGTGGAGTCTCCAggctgtctctcagagtgagggagagagatcctCCAGGCATCTCCAACACATGATTAGGTTTCTGAAGTACCCTCTCCTGGACTGGAAGAGTTACAGCATCATAATGAGTTGTTGTTGTCATGTAGTAGTAAGAACAATAacagcaacaacaataataataatgtatgttAACTGTATTCATTAAGCCTTTTGAATTCACTCCAGGACTTGAAGAGTTTAATGATAAATAGGCTAGAGGAGTAaattaatatactgtatgtacagtacatctATAGTTATTAATTCATATTAAAAGTTATTAAAACAACGTCTGTTTTCCTGTTAAGATTGATAAATGACTCTACAGTTGAGGAAATATAAAGTAATGCATGTGTCCATGGCTGTAGCCTGGCTATGTGAAAGTGAAAGTTAAACCCATAACAAATTTATTGCATATGTCAgtcatcactagttaccacagccacaaagtgtttttgtgtttacctttatttaagaAGGCAAGTCATGTAAGAACAAGTTCTTCTTTTCAATGACAGTTTAGGACCAGTGgattaactaccttgttcaggggcagaacgacatatttttaccttgtcagctcgggtattcggtcttgcaacctttcggttaatagacctgccgccccttggttaattctacaatttattttcttcattaaaatctgatttttaaacctaaccccaaccttaaccatAATATTAACATTAtgcccaaccctaaccttaaatcaagcaatgttttcatgaattttgatGATAGCCAACTTTGacatttgtggctgtggtaactagtgaaaaCCGCATATCTAACAAACTTTCTGATTCAACAAATCCTCCTAGAAAGTTTACATATTGTTTAACCAAAATGTAGGTCTATATAAATAATAATCAAATGGGCCATAGAATGAAACATATATTGAAAAAACAAACTTTGATTTATGAACCGACATTGGCACAGTAGgctatattgtatatatatatatatatatatatatatatatatatatatatatatatatatatataaaggctCTCAATATCCTGTCAGTTCGTCTTAACATTTTCATACCTGCCCGGTAAATAAAGGCAACCCTGTAAACTTTGTCACCAACTGATTCTACTGGTCCACAATCTCCGCCATCGGATTTACGTCgaatttcaaagtacttttttaTCTTCGCTTTCTGTGATGGGTCCAGAGTCTGGCACTCGAAGAAAACAGGGTATTTGTAAACGTCCATATTATAAAGTAGCTTAGCTATTAGTCAGTCGATCGAGGAGAATAACTACACTACTGCCACAACATACACCCACGCTTGGGCACGAATTCCTATTCTTTGATCAGATTTACAGAACATGATGAACTATAGAGATCGCCTAGTTGTCTGTGATTGGTTAAAATTTAGTCCGTTCGGCCATTCCTGAAAATCAACTTCTGTGTACACGCGCTGCTCGTTGAGGGGATTCGGTTGATCTGGCGCGATCGCCCAGTTATGCCTCTTTTGCACCGGGTGAAAGCTGATTGCATTCGTTTTGGATCAGGGCTGCCTCCTGGCCCGGTTCAAAGCCTACAGTTATGTCGGCTCAAATCAAAAGTGATGTAATTAAGCATGCgggagtaatgagtaggatttTTTGTTTTCACATgaaaaagtgattgcttttgatacACATAAACACTTTATCTGCCTTTCCGATGGAAACTAGTTTGAAAATTCAAATATATATTGTATGGAAAATAGATTTTCTATGTTTCCGGATGATGCTTTTTGTAGCAATGTTGACAACATGACCAAGTGACAGATTGCTATTCGATTTGAACAACTCCGGTTCATATTGGCTCAGCATAATCGAATCCGCCCAATGGTAAAGGGAAGGGATACATACAGTGAGGTGCTCCACTCCCTCTGTTGGGATGACGTGAGAaccataaatacattttttttgtttccGTATACAGCAGGGTGTATGTTCAGGCTAAGTGATTAGCTCTTGAGTCCAATGTTTACCATAGCATATACTGTGGGTGTGTATGTAAGCTACAAACACATCATTATTGCTGAATTCAGGGGATTTTCAGAAATCAGACATTTCTGACTTGCGAGTTGATTGAATGCAGCTATTTGAATGAAATAATACACAAAATATTGCTATATTTAAAACGAGCCagagaaagttggttgcaatttcagtttattcCACCAGAAAacacagaacaaataatacaaccaATATTATGTTTAATTCAAATATACTAAACAATATTTTGCGAGTAAAAAATGAGaatgtataatctttgtaaattatatcagaAATAGGACTGttggagttgtcacacatgcagtttacaaaaatatatggaaatgtctgctctacccaaagtggaaggggggaaaagtaaggaacttcTCTGTGGCCCTGCAATAAAGAAAAacaattggttaaagaaaatagtGATAAATAAAAAGTATACTAGTTTAATTTAAGGATCAAAAAAGTTACaactgtgccatatagattgcaaaatagttgggaatagATTTTCTACGTACTGATTCCGTGGCACatgatttatgaactgatacacaaaacaactccatagtcaatcaatcaataatataataatacttttagcaaaaatgtttatctttgatttacaatctgtagaaactatgagaaatgaaaggttcagaacttttgtgaagcatcacagcactgTAAAAAATACATGGCAAATAGAAACGagatggtcttcagagatggatgagaggggttgagtgtagctgaaggatgggattaaaacaaacaaaatatatatatatatatatatattacacacacacacacacacacacacacacacacacacacacacacacacacacacacacacacacacacacacacacacacacacacacacacacacacacacacacacacaaccctcaggtagcctagcagtgttgggtcagtaacttaAAGGTAGCTGGTTTGAATCCACGACCTAGCaaggtggagaaaaaaaaaatcgaCAACTTCCCCTATGACATCGATTAAGGCagtacctctctgattcagatgggttgggttaaatgcgggggGAAAAAtgttggttgaatgcattcaattgtgcaacagactaggtatcccctttgccttctctctctcagagaaTGGATATAAATGGCCAATTGATTGTACGTATTCACAAGGGttatcaattttttatttttttaaattacaactGGAAATAAATCCTGGAATGTGTTGTCAAAACAACCACATAGACTACAGTCGGGAAGCCCGCAATTTGATAACCAGGAGAAAAATATAAAATGGAGTGGCTGCAGTTCCGAATTATCTCGAAGCCTCTTCCAGAAATGTGTGAAATTCTCAAGTTAATGCACAGGCCGTGTCCGAAATCTGACTGCCTACTActtacttaaactgcatactgtgtactaatcaaGCATACTGTTTAGAATGTACAGTTTAGTCAAAACTAATGCTGTAGGCTAAACGTCTCAGCATGGTAGGCTCAACCTACTGAGAATGAGAATGACCTACTGAGAATGAAGATATAATAGTTGTGATGACTTGTTGAGTAGTTATAGATATCACTGAAAACCCCTTTAGTAATAGGGGCTTTTGTTTGCATGGTGGTATTGTGAAAGTGGGGTGTAATTTGACTTGATCACCCAATGAGGCACTACTCTCAATATTTATTCTTCCTTTTTCTTCAAGGAAGCAGATGTTCTTCTAAGGGACACCCTAGAGGCAGCAAGGTGGTGCAAACGCCAAGCAGATGTTCTTCTAAGGGACACCCTAGAGGCAGCAAGTTGGTGCGAACGCCAAGCAGATGTTCTTCTAAGGGACACCCTAGAGGCAGCAAGGTGGTGCGAACGCCAAGCAGATGTTCTTCTAAGGGACACCTTAGAGGCAGCAAGGTGGTGTGAACGCCAAGCAGATGTTCTTCTATGGGACACCCTAGAGGCAGCAAGGTGGTGTGAACGCCAAGCAGATGTTCTTCTAAGGGACACCCTAGAGGCAGCAAGGTGGTGTGAACGCCAAGCAGATGTTCTTCTATGGGACACCCTAGAGGCAGCAAGGTGGTGTGAACGCCAAGCAGATGTTCTTCTATGGGACACCCTAGAGGCAGCAAGGTGGTGTGAACGCCAAGCAGATGTTCTTCTATGGGACACCCTAGAGGCAGCAAGGTGGTGTGAACGCCAAGCAGATGTTCTTCTATGGGACACCCTAGAGGCAGCAAGGTGGTGTGAACGCCAAGCAGATGTTCTTCTATGGGACACCCTAGAGGCAGCAAGGTGGTGTGAACGCCAAGCAGATGTTCTTCTATGGGACACCCTAGAGGCAGCAAGGTGGTGTGAACGCCAAGCAGATGTTCTTCTATGGGACACCCTAGAGGCAGCAAGGTGGTGTGAACGCCAAGCAGATGTTCTTCTATGGGACACCCTAGAGGCAGCAAGGTGGTGTGAACGCCAAGCAGATGTTCTTCTATGGGACACCCTAGAGGCAGCAAGGTGGTGTGAACGCCAAGCAGATGTTCTTCTAAGGGACACCCTAGAGGCAGCAAGGTTGTGTGAACGCCAAGCAGATGTTCTTCTAAGGGACACCCTAGAGGCAGCAAGGTGGTGTGAACGCCAAGCAGATGTTCTTCTAAGGGACACCCTAGAGGCAGCAAGGTGGTGTGAACGCCAAGCAGATGTTCTTCTAAGGGACACCCTAGAGGCAGCAAGGTGGTGTGAACGCCAAGCAGATGTTCTTCTATGGGACACCCTAGAGGCAGCAAGGTGGTGTGAACGCCAAGCAGATGTTCTTCTAAGGGACACCCTAGAGGCAGCAAGGTGGTGTGAACGCCAAGCAGATGTTCTTCTAAGGGACACCCTAGAGGCAGCAAGGTGGTGCGAACGCCAAGCAGATGTTCTTCTAAGGGACACCCTAGAGGCAGCAAGGTGGTGCGAACGCCAAGCAGATGTTCTTCTAAGGGACACCCTAGAGGCAGCAAGGTGGTGTGAACGCCAAGCAGATGTTCTTCTAAGGGACACCCTAGAGGCAGCAAGGTGGTGTGAACGCCAAGCAGATGTTCTTCTAAGGGACACCCTAGAGGCAGCAAGGTGGTGTGAACGCCAAGCAGATGTTCTTCTATGGGACACCCTAGAGGCAGCAAGGTGGTGTGAACGCCAAGCAGATGTTCTTCTAAGGGACACCCTAGAGGCAGCAAGGTGGTGTGAACTCCAAGCAGATGTTCTTCTAAGGGACACCCTAGAGGCAGCAAGTTGGTGTGAACTCCAAGCAGATGTTCTTCTAAGGGACACCCTAGAGGCAGCAAGGTGGTGCGAACGCCAAACATTTAAAGGTAACCTTTTCCTCCCTAGTGTAATTGGGATGGACGGGGAAGACCACATTACAACCCTTAAAGAACTACGGTTGTATGGTTGTACTACGATGGCCTGGATCAAGAGGAACATATTCTCCTCAAGGAACCATTCATGTTCTCGTTCCAGTTACAGAGAGATTATGATATGTTCTATGTGGAGGCAGTTGACAACAAGAAAATGACTGTCTTTGCCTCTTATGAGGAGCAGGAGTGAAGCCATTTTTGAGGAGTGATCAAACCTTGTTTTTGTCTGCTGTGTTAATTGTTTCAATTGTTAATTGTGTTGTTTAGTAAAGATGACGTAGAAGTCACCCAAGTCTCTGATCTCTTTACTGGAGCTGGTATAACTTAATGTACAAAGCACATTCAGCTTGTCACTATGTCTATATGGTATAGTTTGTCTCCATTCTCATGAGGAaagtaaatagcattataaatcaggATAGGTAgtaactgtgtatatatatatatatgctcaaTTAAATAATATAATTACAAAGTTGTAACATTTATCAACACAATTTTAACAGTACATGACATACATAACAAGTCTGTTGTTCACTGCAACAATATCAGTAGCTTGTCTCAAATATAGCATGAAGCAAAAAGTGTGACAACACATGTGCTGGTACCACTTTACATCATATTTCTTAAGGTCTTCAAAAATGAAATATGTTTGTATTCAACGTGTGCCTTGCACaaacgtgtgtgtttgtattcagtgtgtgactgtcaaacctcagatggacaaaaaaaaaaaacggcgGGTGGGGTCAAACGTCTGATTCCGCCCACATTGAGCCCGGCCCGATGTTTGACTACGCCCACATTGAGCCAGCCGAACTGCACACTGCAGTCATGGGTACTTGGACTTTTTTGCGCAGCCcttgacatttttggggggagaaCTGAAACCGGAAGTTGCAATGCAACACTCACGTCTGGGCTCGAGTTACTATCTAACTTCGACCAGCTACTTTTGGTTCATGTCCTTTGCAGATGCCACATTACTGACAAAAGTTTGTACATATAAAAAAGATCTGTAAACGAGTAAAGGTAGACCTAAAGTAAGAATTTAACGTGTAAATGTTCATTCATAGTCGTAACATAGGGTTTGTACGTTTACAGATGTAATTTAACGGTTACGTTTCATGTTTCACGCATCGCT
The DNA window shown above is from Salvelinus alpinus chromosome 31, SLU_Salpinus.1, whole genome shotgun sequence and carries:
- the LOC139561406 gene encoding uncharacterized protein isoform X3, whose translation is MDVYKYPVFFECQTLDPSQKAKIKKYFEIRRKSDGGDCGPVESVGDKVYRVAFIYRAVQERVLQKPNHVLEMPGGSLSLTLRDSLETPPTTTSPVSSQSHQSLPFHPSLPVQTSPPGGLEHELHLDSYLLRYLKESPGAGRDLQQQLSSLGCSVHLYPEDRRAVVKDSDHPGLCGVGVGVDPWKAQVEKLFKHLQDRYKCHYELDPRKLQTLLQRSTLGSEDVRVYCEAGEGFAVVVGEGAKVQAKLKELEVFQSQGLSSMKQEKISTTCQLGQSKLSLLGKVIEKDLGEAVPGVKVTHSDSSQLVLEGSAREVWTARQLVTDKISLVLERVVPEVSLHLLSFLREEYGRPGTLSSLLGLGLHVEVELGDTELRLFSLSSGELDQAEKDLLGEFGEEKIDVLKGALSAELKSKLENKVKEMNQSRRRVVARFGPGCRVQLLGHLKQVQELREEIGAFLRNQSSVRVLGHPQQNHDGAVESGAGPRREETVTATSYRLQGGLQVVVSQGDITKERADALVNAANEDLDHAGGVAAALSQAGGPEVQQASRDLVRQIGRVPTGTVVETTGGKLPCKMLLHAVGPVGGSVSGNERPLLEKTVKAALDLAETMELQTLAMPCISSGIFGVPLKVCSEAIVSAVRDFGRKQHILTKVTLIDVSGEAVRAMQEACDRLLQGKREFPGWEVESSTTTTTTHAPQRDTTAASARGTAAPEVCVQVEIIQGTIEKQQAFQTAQNALQLTGFVFGAQPAQDIRIVLLGKTGGGKSSAGNTIFGTDYVFLSDSSSISATQICEAHTKNIKGRNITVIDTPGFFDTDIPEEELKPKIVKCITECAPGPHAFLIVLKVERYTVYENEAVVKIETYFSPEAFKYATVLFTHGDQLNGLTIEKFVQQNAELNKLVEKCGGRCHVIDNKYWNTNQQGQYSNQYQVAELLNTIEKMVRENGGGFYTSEMLQEAERLIQAEIESLRELNSQMSEEEMGKHVKESVWKKLLIKFSGILYQQV
- the LOC139561406 gene encoding protein mono-ADP-ribosyltransferase PARP14-like isoform X1, with amino-acid sequence MDVYKYPVFFECQTLDPSQKAKIKKYFEIRRKSDGGDCGPVESVGDKVYRVAFIYRAVQERVLQKPNHVLEMPGGSLSLTLRDSLETPPTTTSPVSSQSHQSLPFHPSLPVQTSPPGGLEHELHLDSYLLRYLKESPGAGRDLQQQLSSLGCSVHLYPEDRRAVVKDSDHPGLCGVGVGVDPWKAQVEKLFKHLQDRYKCHYELDPRKLQTLLQRSTLGSEDVRVYCEAGEGFAVVVGEGAKVQAKLKELEVFQSQGLSSMKQEKISTTCQLGQSKLSLLGKVIEKDLGEAVPGVKVTHSDSSQLVLEGSAREVWTARQLVTDKISLVLERVVPEVSLHLLSFLREEYGRPGTLSSLLGLGLHVEVELGDTELRLFSLSSGELDQAEKDLLGEFGEEKIDVLKGALSAELKSKLENKVKEMNQSRRRVVARFGPGCRVQLLGHLKQVQELREEIGAFLRNQSSVRVLGHPQQNHDGAVESGAGPRREETVTATSYRLQGGLQVVVSQGDITKERADALVNAANEDLDHAGGVAAALSQAGGPEVQQASRDLVRQIGRVPTGTVVETTGGKLPCKMLLHAVGPVGGSVSGNERPLLEKTVKAALDLAETMELQTLAMPCISSGIFGVPLKVCSEAIVSAVRDFGRKQHILTKVTLIDVSGEAVRAMQEACDRLLQGKREFPGWEVESSTTTTTTHAPQRDTTAASARGTAAPEVCVQVEIIQGTIEKQQVDALVSPMVGSDPLSSRVGNALLEAAGPGLMTAFVRKSGGRTAPGDNILVEGLSGLISGRVFFLRCAHWDNNPQGPAVQALRQGVRKILTSCEIRGFCSIAFPVVGTGVVLQFPHNVATQVLLEEIHRYEQNRVSRTPFLVRIVVHPNDRDSTKAFQTAQNALQLTGFVFGAQPAQDIRIVLLGKTGGGKSSAGNTIFGTDYVFLSDSSSISATQICEAHTKNIKGRNITVIDTPGFFDTDIPEEELKPKIVKCITECAPGPHAFLIVLKVERYTVYENEAVVKIETYFSPEAFKYATVLFTHGDQLNGLTIEKFVQQNAELNKLVEKCGGRCHVIDNKYWNTNQQGQYSNQYQVAELLNTIEKMVRENGGGFYTSEMLQEAERLIQAEIESLRELNSQMSEEEMGKHVKESVWKKLLIKFSGILYQQV